From Gemmatimonadaceae bacterium, a single genomic window includes:
- a CDS encoding SET domain-containing protein-lysine N-methyltransferase encodes MKVCVLQPDYSTSNVDYKNYDPPRDLARLLPDDTVDHVALNKLTTYRQLRDLSTQGYDVFVNLCEGYLEWDVPSIDVVDTLERLNLPFTGPVSKLYHVPKPLMKYVAYTAGVTTPRHALVRHAPEAHGLTSGLRYPLFVKPSHAGDSLGIDERSLVRDPADLEPQVARILADYPEVLIEEFIEGREFTVLVLGAIEEKGDPVALTPVEFVFPADTHFKTYAFKTSELHPDANVPVRDGDLAARLKDAAIKVFRAFGGMGYARMDFRCDAGGTIHFLEVNFTCSVFYQDGYEGSADYVLAHDGMGQAGFAQHIIAEAIARHRRAQPPYAMQGNAISGYGIFATRDLEPGDLVFRGEERAQRVVTARHVDRTWHADDRSMLRRYGYPLGNDLFVLWDDDPTQWAPTNHSCEPNAAFDGLNVVAMRRVRRGEEITLDYGAFLDEASEPFRCTCGAVSCRGLVKGSRGTSVAAPPRPARKRRSARTPVGVSRSPD; translated from the coding sequence ATGAAGGTCTGCGTGCTGCAGCCGGACTATTCCACCTCGAACGTCGACTACAAGAACTACGATCCCCCGCGCGACCTCGCGCGACTCCTGCCTGACGACACGGTCGATCACGTCGCACTCAACAAGCTGACCACCTACCGTCAGCTGCGTGACCTGTCGACGCAGGGCTATGACGTGTTCGTAAACCTCTGCGAGGGCTATCTGGAGTGGGACGTACCGTCCATCGACGTCGTGGACACGCTCGAGCGGCTGAACCTCCCCTTCACCGGGCCCGTGTCCAAGCTCTATCACGTGCCGAAGCCCCTCATGAAGTACGTGGCGTACACCGCGGGCGTCACCACACCACGGCACGCGCTCGTTCGTCATGCGCCCGAGGCACACGGCCTCACGAGTGGGCTCCGCTACCCGCTGTTTGTCAAGCCTTCGCACGCCGGTGACAGTCTGGGCATCGACGAGCGGTCGCTCGTGCGCGACCCGGCGGATCTCGAACCGCAGGTCGCGCGCATTCTGGCCGACTATCCCGAAGTGCTCATCGAAGAGTTCATCGAGGGTCGTGAGTTCACGGTGCTCGTCCTCGGCGCGATCGAGGAAAAGGGAGATCCCGTGGCGCTGACTCCGGTCGAGTTCGTGTTCCCCGCCGACACCCACTTCAAGACCTACGCGTTCAAGACGTCCGAGCTGCATCCCGACGCCAACGTTCCCGTGCGCGACGGGGACCTCGCCGCGCGGCTCAAGGACGCCGCCATCAAGGTGTTCCGGGCGTTCGGCGGCATGGGGTACGCGCGCATGGACTTCCGTTGCGACGCGGGCGGCACGATCCACTTTCTCGAAGTGAACTTCACGTGCTCCGTCTTCTACCAGGACGGCTACGAAGGTTCGGCGGACTACGTGCTTGCCCACGACGGGATGGGACAGGCTGGCTTTGCGCAGCACATCATCGCCGAAGCGATCGCGCGTCATCGCCGGGCACAACCGCCCTACGCCATGCAGGGCAACGCCATTTCGGGATACGGCATCTTTGCCACGCGCGACCTTGAACCCGGGGATCTTGTCTTTCGCGGCGAGGAGCGGGCGCAGCGCGTCGTGACCGCTCGACACGTGGATCGCACGTGGCACGCCGACGATCGCTCGATGTTGCGGCGCTATGGCTACCCGCTGGGCAACGACCTGTTCGTCCTGTGGGATGACGACCCCACGCAATGGGCGCCCACCAACCACTCGTGCGAGCCCAACGCGGCCTTTGATGGGCTCAACGTGGTGGCGATGCGGCGGGTCCGCCGTGGCGAAGAGATCACACTCGATTACGGCGCCTTTCTCGATGAGGCCTCGGAGCCGTTCCGCTGTACCTGCGGCGCCGTGTCCTGCCGGGGGCTGGTCAAGGGCTCGCGCGGTACGTCGGTCGCTGCGCCGCCCAGGCCAGCGCGCAAGCGCCGCTCTGCGCGGACGCCGGTTGGCGTCTCGCGCTCACCGGACTGA
- a CDS encoding DUF2239 family protein yields the protein MATNEPRRGIAFAGTRRIADGPLADVALRVKRAVDRGTHATVLVFDAETSERIDLDVRGSDAEVMARLAPPTVRTAGRPRLGVVAREVTLLPRHWDWLGEQPGGASVTLRKLVDEARRATVDAGRVRRAREATYRFMVAMAGDRRGFEEASRALFAGDTARFSRLIARWPADVRAQLLRLLTVSDGTTPQEPAP from the coding sequence ATGGCAACCAACGAGCCGCGCCGCGGCATCGCCTTCGCGGGCACCCGACGCATCGCTGATGGGCCCCTCGCCGACGTGGCGCTCCGCGTCAAGCGCGCCGTCGATCGCGGGACCCACGCCACCGTGCTGGTTTTTGACGCCGAGACCAGCGAGCGCATCGACCTCGATGTGCGCGGCAGCGATGCGGAAGTCATGGCGCGCCTGGCGCCGCCCACCGTGCGCACGGCGGGACGCCCAAGACTTGGCGTCGTGGCGCGCGAGGTGACGCTCCTTCCCCGCCATTGGGACTGGCTCGGTGAGCAACCCGGCGGCGCGTCGGTCACGCTCCGCAAGCTCGTCGACGAGGCGCGCCGCGCCACCGTGGACGCTGGCCGCGTGCGCCGCGCGCGCGAGGCGACCTACCGCTTCATGGTTGCCATGGCCGGGGATCGCCGAGGCTTCGAAGAGGCAAGTCGTGCGCTCTTTGCCGGCGACACGGCGCGTTTTTCGCGACTCATCGCACGATGGCCGGCCGACGTTCGCGCGCAGCTGTTGCGGCTCCTGACCGTGTCCGACGGCACCACCCCACAGGAGCCAGCGCCATGA
- a CDS encoding response regulator transcription factor, whose amino-acid sequence MRILIAEDDKPLRAAIARGLHEAGYHVEQASTGAEALAMASATAFDAIVLDVLLPEPSGIVVCTTIRETGHRTPILMLTALDAVEHRIAGLDAGADDYLTKPFDFGELLARLRALIRRHHELPAPLLVVGDLAIDAQRHRVRRGEREVELTGKEYDLLLHLARNAGRVVTRAELMSSVWDDSRTTYSNIIDVYASRLRRKIDDGEAVPLFTTVRGAGFMLVAPDESAVRRKGAGRRVP is encoded by the coding sequence ATGCGGATCCTCATCGCCGAAGATGACAAGCCGTTGCGGGCCGCAATCGCGCGAGGGCTTCACGAAGCGGGATACCACGTGGAACAGGCCAGCACCGGCGCCGAAGCCCTCGCGATGGCCTCAGCGACGGCCTTCGATGCGATCGTCCTCGACGTTCTTCTGCCGGAACCCAGCGGGATCGTTGTGTGCACGACGATCCGCGAGACGGGCCACCGCACCCCGATCCTCATGCTCACCGCGCTCGATGCGGTGGAGCACCGGATCGCGGGCCTCGACGCCGGCGCGGACGACTACCTCACCAAGCCGTTCGACTTTGGCGAACTCCTCGCTCGGCTCCGCGCCCTCATCCGCAGGCACCACGAGCTGCCGGCTCCGCTGCTGGTCGTCGGTGACCTGGCCATCGACGCCCAGAGACATCGCGTGCGCCGCGGCGAGCGGGAGGTCGAGCTCACCGGCAAGGAGTACGACCTGCTGCTCCACCTGGCGCGCAATGCCGGCCGCGTCGTGACACGCGCCGAGCTGATGTCCAGCGTCTGGGACGACTCCCGGACCACGTACTCCAACATCATCGACGTGTACGCGAGCCGGCTCCGCCGCAAGATCGATGATGGGGAAGCCGTCCCGTTGTTCACGACCGTGCGTGGCGCCGGGTTCATGCTGGTTGCGCCGGACGAAAGCGCGGTGCGCCGCAAGGGCGCCGGTCGCCGCGTCCCCTGA
- a CDS encoding gluconate 2-dehydrogenase subunit 3 family protein, which yields MSHQTEQDRTIGRREAIRRVTALLGGATLIGGTTLIAACNRERTATSAAGYGTFTSADIAWLDEVADTIVPTTATPGAKAAAVGHFMAVMVTDTYDPKDQQIFRAGMTQLEDAARKAHGADFLAATPAQRLALLETLDREQKAYQDAKKGSDPNHFFRMMKELTLVGYFTSEIGVTQAMRYRESPGRFDPCVPYTAGETIWASHA from the coding sequence ATGTCACACCAGACCGAACAGGATCGCACGATCGGCCGGCGCGAGGCCATCCGACGCGTGACGGCGCTCCTCGGGGGCGCGACGCTCATCGGCGGGACCACCCTGATCGCGGCGTGCAACCGCGAACGCACCGCCACCAGCGCAGCCGGCTATGGAACCTTCACATCGGCCGATATCGCCTGGCTCGATGAGGTGGCAGACACCATCGTCCCGACCACGGCTACGCCGGGAGCGAAGGCAGCGGCCGTCGGCCACTTCATGGCCGTGATGGTGACCGATACCTACGACCCGAAGGACCAGCAGATCTTCCGCGCCGGCATGACGCAGCTGGAAGACGCCGCACGCAAGGCGCACGGCGCGGACTTCCTCGCCGCGACGCCGGCGCAGCGGCTCGCGTTGCTCGAGACGCTGGATCGCGAGCAGAAGGCCTATCAGGACGCAAAGAAGGGCAGCGATCCGAATCACTTCTTCCGCATGATGAAGGAGCTGACGCTGGTCGGCTACTTCACCTCGGAGATCGGCGTCACGCAGGCGATGCGCTATCGCGAGTCGCCGGGGCGGTTCGACCCCTGCGTCCCGTACACGGCCGGTGAGACGATCTGGGCCTCTCACGCATAG
- a CDS encoding 1-acyl-sn-glycerol-3-phosphate acyltransferase: MSTLLNAWAWISTVTLVLLGTPVVFAVYCVTTPFDRGRYLTGRLFRLLGVTSVKLNPLWRFDTAGTFIRDPRRPYVAVSNHESYADIFLISHLPWEMKWISKETMFRIPFFGWMMHMAGDISITRGERTSTVKAMEAARDRLRKRVSVMIFPEGTRSRGADLLPFKDGAFRLALEAGVPILPIVVAGTRTAMAKGTFRFQRARARVRVLDPIDTTGLTVDDVATLRERTRAIIDDARRALARELQGERRRG; encoded by the coding sequence ATGAGTACGCTGCTCAACGCCTGGGCATGGATCTCCACGGTGACCCTGGTGCTGCTCGGGACACCGGTGGTGTTTGCCGTCTACTGCGTCACCACGCCCTTCGACCGCGGACGCTATCTCACCGGGCGCCTCTTTCGGCTGCTCGGCGTCACCTCGGTCAAGCTCAATCCGCTCTGGCGCTTCGACACGGCGGGAACATTCATCCGCGACCCTCGCCGCCCCTATGTGGCGGTGTCGAACCACGAGTCCTACGCCGACATCTTCCTCATCTCCCACCTGCCGTGGGAGATGAAATGGATCTCCAAGGAGACCATGTTCCGCATCCCCTTCTTCGGGTGGATGATGCACATGGCCGGTGACATCTCCATCACCCGTGGCGAGCGAACAAGCACGGTGAAGGCCATGGAGGCCGCGCGCGACCGCCTCCGGAAGCGCGTGAGCGTGATGATCTTCCCCGAGGGAACGCGGTCGCGCGGCGCTGACCTCCTGCCCTTCAAGGATGGCGCGTTCCGTCTCGCGCTCGAGGCGGGCGTTCCGATCCTCCCGATCGTGGTGGCCGGCACGCGCACCGCCATGGCCAAGGGCACGTTCCGCTTCCAGCGCGCGCGCGCCCGCGTGCGCGTGCTCGACCCGATCGACACGACCGGACTCACCGTCGACGACGTCGCCACGCTGCGAGAGCGCACGCGGGCGATCATCGACGACGCGCGACGCGCGCTCGCGCGTGAGCTGCAGGGCGAGCGACGGCGCGGATAG
- a CDS encoding SDR family oxidoreductase, with the protein MTATALITGATSGIGLEFARQLAARGCAVTLVARDLARLDAVAAQLRETYHVAVTILQADLATAEGVEHVESLIAGHQIDVLVNNAGFGTRGPLARTAPEAQRAMVHLHVTATNRLTMAVLPGMVARGHGAIITVSSVASYTTSANNVNYCATKAYQRVLMESLSLEVAGSGVHVQALCPGFTRTEFHDRAAMRMERIPAWLWLNAGDVVRASLAAMDAGGPSLVIPGRRWRAIVALIRHLPRRLLRRQAQSYQRTREESR; encoded by the coding sequence ATGACAGCCACCGCCCTCATCACCGGTGCAACGTCCGGCATCGGCCTGGAGTTCGCGCGTCAGCTCGCGGCGCGCGGATGCGCGGTCACGCTCGTGGCCCGCGACCTGGCGCGACTTGACGCCGTGGCCGCGCAGTTGCGCGAGACGTACCACGTCGCGGTCACGATCCTCCAGGCAGACCTCGCCACCGCCGAAGGGGTCGAGCACGTCGAATCGCTCATCGCAGGTCATCAGATCGACGTGCTCGTGAACAACGCCGGCTTCGGCACGAGGGGTCCGCTCGCCCGGACGGCGCCCGAGGCTCAGCGGGCGATGGTGCACCTCCACGTGACCGCGACGAACCGGCTGACCATGGCGGTGCTCCCCGGCATGGTGGCGCGCGGTCACGGCGCGATCATCACGGTCAGCTCGGTGGCCAGCTACACGACAAGCGCCAACAACGTGAACTACTGCGCGACCAAGGCCTATCAACGCGTGTTGATGGAGTCCCTGAGCCTCGAGGTCGCTGGCAGCGGGGTCCACGTGCAGGCGCTGTGCCCCGGGTTCACCCGCACCGAGTTCCACGATCGGGCAGCCATGCGCATGGAGCGCATTCCCGCGTGGCTGTGGCTGAATGCTGGCGACGTAGTGCGGGCCTCGCTCGCGGCCATGGACGCCGGAGGTCCGTCGCTGGTGATTCCCGGTCGCCGCTGGCGCGCCATCGTTGCGTTGATCCGGCACCTGCCGCGCCGGCTGCTCAGGCGTCAGGCGCAATCCTACCAGCGTACGCGCGAAGAAAGTCGTTAG
- the gluQRS gene encoding tRNA glutamyl-Q(34) synthetase GluQRS has translation MTYRGRIAPTPTGDMHLGHARTFHAAWRRAMEAGGELVLRIEDLDPLRCRPEYTEGMIEDLRWMGITWTEGPVYQSQRTPVFVDTWTRLRDAGVLYASEVSRREVRDAAHAPHEDEEAAEPIFPPELRGDVREARRFDAPWNVAWRFRVPDGEVVRFTDARRGEQSFTAGVDFGDFVVWRKDGVPAYELAVVADDIAMGITEVVRGEDLLRSTARQLLIYRALGATPPAWCHEPLLRDAEGRRLAKRHLPLSLRSLREQGWRFDDVVWRDSVR, from the coding sequence ATGACCTATCGGGGTCGCATCGCACCGACGCCCACCGGCGACATGCACCTCGGACACGCGCGTACCTTCCACGCGGCGTGGCGTCGCGCCATGGAGGCTGGTGGCGAGCTCGTGCTGCGCATCGAAGATCTCGACCCGCTGCGCTGCCGCCCGGAATACACCGAGGGCATGATCGAGGACCTCCGGTGGATGGGCATCACCTGGACGGAAGGGCCGGTGTACCAGTCGCAGCGCACGCCCGTGTTTGTCGACACATGGACGCGGCTGCGCGACGCCGGCGTGCTGTACGCGTCAGAGGTTTCGCGTCGCGAGGTGCGCGACGCCGCGCACGCGCCCCACGAAGACGAGGAAGCGGCCGAGCCGATCTTCCCGCCCGAGCTTCGTGGCGATGTCCGCGAGGCACGTCGATTCGACGCACCGTGGAACGTGGCCTGGCGGTTCCGCGTGCCCGATGGCGAGGTCGTGCGGTTTACCGACGCGCGCCGCGGGGAGCAGTCGTTTACGGCCGGGGTGGACTTCGGGGATTTCGTCGTGTGGCGCAAGGATGGCGTGCCGGCCTACGAGCTCGCCGTGGTCGCTGACGACATCGCGATGGGCATCACCGAGGTCGTTCGGGGCGAGGATCTCCTCAGGTCAACGGCGCGCCAGCTCCTGATCTATCGGGCGTTGGGCGCAACGCCACCGGCCTGGTGCCACGAGCCATTGCTTCGCGATGCCGAAGGTCGCCGCCTTGCCAAGCGACACCTGCCGCTCTCGCTGCGCTCGCTCCGCGAGCAGGGGTGGCGATTCGACGACGTCGTGTGGCGCGACTCAGTCCGGTGA
- a CDS encoding HAMP domain-containing protein, whose amino-acid sequence MRGWPSSLRARLTLWYTLWLALPLVGFAVLGYVVFSRTLIERTDRFIDEALTAFSREVVAERRVLLSVGNAFRSAVTEVRFRDLRIVVRDSMGRLVAESGEGSHPPPPAERDWLLIALARRPALDSASFDVEGRASAHRVVARPLTMDRDRYALAGAFPLNDVEAVLARIRRLFFVAVPLLLAVAATAGSALARRGLAPVASMAERAAEISASTLHERLPVVGGDELVRLARVVNDLLDRLEAAFTQQRRFMADASHELRTPTAILRAEAEVTLSRPQRTEAEYRESVQVMQEAAHRLNRIVDDLFLIGRADAGHLIVHRDALYLEELVHGAARAIRHVGEQRGVRVEVRELAAAPIVGDASLLDRLLLNLLDNAIKYAPSGTAVELAMSVHGDHCSVAVIDAGPGIPAELQARVFERFFRVDTARARASGSTTSGAGLGLAIAQRIAELHGGTLEIAESRPGRTEFRLTLPLAAGNA is encoded by the coding sequence ATGCGTGGGTGGCCCTCCTCCCTGCGGGCGCGACTCACGCTCTGGTACACGCTGTGGCTCGCGCTCCCGCTCGTCGGCTTCGCGGTGCTCGGGTACGTCGTGTTCTCGCGTACGCTGATCGAGCGGACCGACCGTTTCATCGACGAAGCCCTCACCGCCTTCTCCCGCGAAGTGGTCGCCGAGCGCCGAGTCCTCCTGAGCGTGGGCAACGCCTTCAGGTCGGCGGTCACCGAGGTGCGCTTCCGCGACCTTCGCATCGTCGTCCGCGACTCCATGGGGCGCCTCGTCGCCGAGAGCGGAGAGGGAAGCCATCCGCCGCCGCCCGCGGAACGTGACTGGCTGCTGATCGCGCTCGCGCGCCGACCCGCGCTGGACAGCGCGTCGTTTGACGTCGAGGGCCGTGCGTCGGCGCATCGAGTCGTGGCCAGGCCGCTCACGATGGATCGCGATCGCTACGCCCTCGCCGGCGCGTTTCCGCTCAACGACGTCGAAGCAGTGCTCGCCCGCATCCGACGCCTGTTCTTCGTCGCCGTGCCGCTGCTTCTCGCAGTGGCGGCGACGGCCGGCTCGGCGCTTGCGCGGCGCGGGCTTGCCCCGGTCGCCAGCATGGCCGAGCGCGCCGCCGAGATCAGCGCGTCCACACTGCACGAACGGCTGCCGGTGGTTGGGGGCGACGAACTGGTGCGCCTCGCGCGCGTCGTGAACGACCTGCTCGATCGGCTGGAAGCGGCCTTCACGCAGCAGCGACGGTTCATGGCCGATGCGTCACACGAACTGCGCACTCCCACGGCGATTCTGCGCGCCGAGGCCGAGGTGACGCTCTCGCGGCCACAGCGCACGGAGGCGGAGTACCGCGAATCGGTGCAGGTGATGCAGGAGGCCGCGCACCGTCTCAACCGCATCGTCGACGACCTGTTCCTCATCGGTCGCGCCGATGCCGGGCACCTGATCGTGCATCGCGACGCGTTGTATCTGGAGGAACTGGTGCACGGCGCCGCCCGGGCCATCCGCCACGTCGGCGAGCAGCGTGGCGTGCGCGTCGAAGTGCGTGAACTGGCGGCTGCACCGATCGTTGGCGATGCGTCGCTCCTCGACCGGCTGCTGCTGAACCTGCTCGACAACGCGATCAAGTACGCGCCCTCGGGTACAGCGGTCGAGCTCGCGATGTCGGTGCACGGCGATCACTGCTCGGTGGCGGTGATCGACGCGGGTCCGGGCATTCCGGCCGAGCTGCAGGCGCGTGTGTTCGAACGGTTCTTTCGCGTCGACACGGCGCGGGCACGCGCGAGCGGGAGCACCACGAGCGGCGCCGGCCTGGGGCTCGCCATCGCGCAGCGCATCGCCGAGTTGCACGGAGGGACGCTGGAGATCGCCGAGTCGCGTCCCGGGCGCACGGAGTTCCGGCTCACGCTGCCGCTCGCAGCGGGCAACGCCTAA
- a CDS encoding GMC family oxidoreductase, with protein sequence MQSVEFDAIVVGSGISGGWAAKELTEKGLRVLLLERGRNVEHIKDYVNATKGVWEYPHRGGRTKAMEAEYPVLKRDYPLNEKNLDFWVKDTESPYTEVRRFDWYRGYQVGGRSLMWGRQSYRLSEMDLSANARDGVGGDWPVRYAELAPWYDLVEQHAGISGSVEGLPQLPDGKFQPAMPLNCGEELIAGKLRQKFGGRRRIIPGRTANLTAPLPGRSPCQHRNACWLGCPYGAYFSTQSSTLPAAMATGRLTLKPWAIVTEVLYDKDLKRASGVRVLDAVSNQTTDYKARVIFLCASTLNSTWLLMRSATDVWPGGLGSSSGQLGHNLMDHHFRCGANGKIEGLEDKYYFGRRPTGFYIPRYRNLAGDRRGYLRGFGYQGSASRSDWSRAVRELGVGAAFKDMMATPGGWGIGATAFGEMLPNHANRVTLDATKKDKWGLPVLSIDCATGENERLMRVDMINDMAEMLTEVGVKDVKTFDSGYFPGMGIHEMGTARMGRDARSSVLNRWNQVWDAMNVFVTDGSCMASAGCQNPSLTYMALTARAADHAVNELNKRNL encoded by the coding sequence GTGCAATCGGTCGAGTTCGATGCAATCGTCGTGGGCTCCGGCATCTCGGGCGGCTGGGCCGCCAAGGAGCTGACCGAAAAGGGACTGCGGGTCCTGCTGCTCGAGCGTGGACGCAACGTCGAGCATATCAAGGACTACGTCAACGCGACCAAGGGCGTGTGGGAGTATCCCCATCGCGGCGGGCGGACCAAAGCGATGGAAGCCGAATACCCCGTGCTCAAGCGAGACTACCCCCTGAACGAGAAGAACCTCGACTTCTGGGTGAAGGACACCGAGTCGCCCTACACCGAAGTCAGGCGCTTCGACTGGTACCGCGGGTATCAGGTCGGCGGTCGCTCGCTCATGTGGGGACGCCAGAGTTATCGGTTGAGCGAAATGGATCTCTCCGCCAACGCGAGGGACGGCGTCGGCGGAGATTGGCCCGTTCGCTACGCCGAACTGGCGCCGTGGTACGATCTCGTCGAGCAGCATGCCGGGATCTCCGGATCGGTCGAAGGGCTGCCCCAGTTGCCCGATGGAAAGTTCCAGCCAGCGATGCCGCTCAACTGCGGCGAGGAACTCATCGCGGGCAAGCTCAGGCAGAAGTTCGGCGGCCGCCGTCGCATCATTCCCGGGCGCACGGCCAATCTCACCGCGCCGCTGCCGGGCCGCAGTCCGTGTCAGCACCGCAATGCGTGCTGGCTCGGTTGTCCCTACGGCGCGTACTTCAGCACGCAGTCCTCGACCCTGCCCGCGGCGATGGCCACCGGGCGACTCACGCTCAAGCCGTGGGCGATCGTGACCGAGGTTCTCTACGACAAGGACCTGAAGCGTGCGTCGGGCGTGCGCGTGCTGGATGCCGTCTCCAACCAGACGACGGACTACAAAGCCCGGGTGATCTTCCTCTGTGCGTCGACGCTGAACAGCACCTGGCTCCTCATGCGTTCGGCAACGGACGTGTGGCCGGGAGGACTCGGCAGTAGCTCCGGCCAGTTAGGTCACAACCTGATGGATCACCATTTCCGGTGTGGCGCGAACGGAAAGATCGAGGGCCTCGAGGACAAGTACTACTTTGGGCGACGACCCACGGGCTTCTACATCCCGCGCTACCGGAATCTTGCCGGCGACCGGCGCGGGTACCTGCGCGGCTTCGGCTATCAGGGGAGCGCGAGCCGATCCGATTGGTCGCGCGCGGTGCGCGAACTCGGCGTGGGCGCGGCGTTCAAGGATATGATGGCGACGCCGGGCGGATGGGGCATCGGCGCCACCGCGTTCGGTGAGATGCTGCCCAACCACGCAAACCGCGTCACGCTCGATGCGACGAAGAAGGACAAATGGGGACTGCCGGTGTTGAGCATCGACTGCGCCACGGGCGAGAACGAGCGCCTGATGCGGGTGGACATGATCAACGACATGGCGGAGATGCTGACCGAGGTCGGCGTGAAGGACGTGAAGACGTTCGACTCCGGGTACTTCCCCGGCATGGGCATCCACGAGATGGGCACCGCCCGGATGGGCCGCGATGCCAGGTCGTCGGTGCTGAATCGCTGGAACCAGGTCTGGGACGCCATGAACGTCTTCGTCACGGACGGCTCCTGCATGGCGTCGGCCGGATGCCAGAATCCGTCCCTGACCTACATGGCTCTCACGGCACGCGCCGCGGACCACGCGGTGAACGAGTTGAACAAGCGCAACCTGTAG